One region of Mucilaginibacter gotjawali genomic DNA includes:
- a CDS encoding DUF4395 domain-containing protein, whose amino-acid sequence MIESEIQYKKQNTLDCPVDFVKVDENRIRVVAFFVVLFVLFYVINGNPVSIGLLLADFLLRAFNLNAYSPLAIISGAVVKQLSLKPKPVDRAPKRFASFMGVAFLFLVLISFLSNFIVLSKVIAGIMIIFASLESFAGFCAGCHVYTLINRFKFSDQGIK is encoded by the coding sequence ATGATCGAGTCAGAAATACAATATAAAAAACAAAATACTTTAGACTGCCCGGTGGATTTTGTAAAAGTGGATGAAAACAGGATAAGGGTAGTAGCTTTTTTTGTAGTGCTGTTTGTTTTGTTTTATGTAATTAATGGAAACCCTGTATCCATTGGCTTGTTGCTGGCTGATTTCCTGCTCAGGGCGTTCAATTTAAATGCTTATAGCCCGCTTGCTATTATAAGCGGGGCAGTAGTTAAACAATTAAGCCTGAAACCAAAACCGGTTGACCGTGCGCCTAAAAGGTTCGCCTCATTTATGGGCGTTGCTTTTTTATTTCTGGTGTTGATCAGCTTCTTATCAAATTTCATCGTGCTCTCAAAAGTTATTGCCGGTATAATGATCATTTTTGCGTCATTAGAGAGTTTTGCAGGCTTTTGTGCCGGATGCCATGTTTATACGTTGATCAATCGTTTTAAATTTTCCGATCAGGGCATAAAATAA
- a CDS encoding SDR family oxidoreductase produces the protein MVVSILGCGWYGKALAADLLKTGTIVNGSATSPEKLETLGNSGILPYLVKFDNEQKAFDPTFFKCEVMVISIPPRLKAGEGSGYLSKIQQIINACIEYHVKKIIYISSTGVYGEYNREVNELDDPRPDTASGLILWEAEQLFRKETSFKTSVIRFGGLIGPGRHPGRFFAGKTNIPNGLAPVNLIHQSDCVGITMAVIDQDAFSYLYNACSPDHPAKAAYYAELTSKANMPAPGFINELKSWKVVNSVNLKAELKYEFKFKKLNDYTF, from the coding sequence ATGGTGGTTAGTATTTTAGGCTGCGGCTGGTATGGTAAGGCGCTGGCGGCTGATCTTTTAAAAACAGGCACAATTGTTAACGGTTCTGCAACTTCACCTGAAAAACTGGAAACCCTCGGTAATTCAGGTATCCTGCCCTATTTGGTAAAGTTTGATAATGAGCAAAAAGCATTTGACCCCACTTTTTTTAAGTGTGAGGTAATGGTGATCAGTATTCCGCCCAGGCTTAAGGCGGGTGAAGGCAGCGGGTACCTCTCAAAAATTCAGCAGATCATCAACGCCTGTATTGAATACCATGTTAAAAAAATTATTTATATCAGTTCAACCGGGGTTTATGGAGAATATAATCGTGAAGTAAATGAACTTGACGACCCCAGGCCCGATACCGCTTCGGGTTTGATATTGTGGGAAGCTGAGCAGCTTTTTCGAAAAGAAACTTCTTTTAAAACTTCGGTAATCCGCTTCGGCGGGCTCATCGGTCCGGGGCGTCATCCGGGGCGTTTTTTTGCGGGTAAAACCAATATCCCCAATGGGCTGGCACCCGTTAATCTTATTCATCAATCAGATTGTGTAGGAATAACAATGGCTGTGATAGATCAGGATGCTTTTAGCTATTTGTACAATGCCTGTTCACCCGATCATCCTGCGAAAGCAGCTTATTATGCCGAATTGACTTCAAAAGCAAATATGCCCGCCCCCGGATTTATAAATGAATTGAAAAGTTGGAAGGTGGTCAATAGTGTTAACCTAAAAGCGGAGCTGAAATATGAATTCAAGTTCAAGAAGTTGAATGATTATACATTTTGA
- a CDS encoding 2-hydroxyacid dehydrogenase, with protein MKILFFSAKPYDIITFNQHNATYGFELEYLETHLGPHIVNAVDEGTYAVCVFVNDNLTGEVIDVLAAKGVKVIALRCAGFNNIDLAAAKKHGITVCRVPAYSPEAVAEHAVAMLLTLNRKTHKAYNRVREQNFSLNGLLGFNMHGKTVGVIATGRIGKAFCKIMLGFGCKVLAFDLYKDQELIAAGVDYISFEEVLQQADIISLHCPLTPESHHLINKETLGLMKHGATLINTSRGALIDTHAVIAALKTGRLAYLGIDVYEQEDRLFFKDLSGSIIEDDTIQRLMSFPNVLVTGHQAFFTEDALAQIAETTLNNIRQLSEGIAPDAAVVVKV; from the coding sequence ATGAAAATACTTTTCTTTTCGGCAAAGCCTTATGATATTATTACGTTTAACCAGCATAATGCCACCTATGGTTTTGAACTGGAATACCTGGAAACCCACCTTGGGCCGCATATTGTTAACGCCGTAGATGAGGGCACCTATGCCGTTTGTGTATTTGTAAATGATAACCTGACCGGAGAAGTGATTGATGTGCTTGCGGCTAAAGGCGTAAAGGTAATTGCGTTGCGCTGCGCCGGGTTTAATAACATTGACCTGGCTGCGGCCAAAAAACACGGTATTACCGTATGCCGCGTACCCGCGTATTCGCCCGAGGCCGTTGCGGAACATGCCGTGGCGATGCTGTTAACCCTTAACCGCAAAACCCATAAAGCTTACAATCGGGTAAGGGAACAAAATTTTTCGTTAAACGGCCTGTTAGGTTTTAATATGCACGGCAAAACGGTTGGCGTGATTGCTACCGGACGGATCGGTAAGGCTTTTTGTAAGATTATGCTTGGTTTCGGGTGCAAAGTGCTGGCGTTTGACCTTTATAAAGATCAGGAGTTGATTGCTGCCGGAGTTGATTACATTTCTTTTGAGGAAGTGCTGCAACAGGCAGATATTATCTCCCTGCATTGCCCGCTCACCCCCGAAAGTCACCACCTCATCAACAAGGAGACGCTTGGCTTGATGAAACACGGCGCCACACTGATCAATACCAGCCGCGGGGCTTTGATAGATACACACGCTGTTATTGCAGCCCTTAAAACCGGCCGCCTGGCCTACCTGGGTATTGATGTTTACGAACAGGAGGATCGCTTGTTTTTTAAAGACCTGTCAGGAAGTATTATTGAAGATGATACTATACAGCGGCTGATGAGCTTCCCAAATGTGCTGGTTACCGGCCACCAGGCATTTTTTACTGAAGATGCACTTGCGCAGATCGCTGAAACTACGCTAAATAACATCAGGCAGTTAAGTGAGGGGATTGCGCCGGATGCGGCGGTGGTTGTAAAGGTATAA
- a CDS encoding SDR family oxidoreductase, whose translation MSNIALVVGASGITGSNLAKQLLTEGWETYGLARNPTDEISGLNPVTADLLDKRKLQIALADISPTHIYITTWMRNATEAENIRVNGLMIRNLLDVLSPKKSVQHVALVTGLKHYLGPFEAYAREGFLPETPLREEHPRLNMENFYYAQEDEIYAAAERDGFSWSVHRPHTVIGQAVGNAMNLGTTLAVYASICKETGRPFIFPGSAAQWNGLSDVTDARVLAAQLLWASTTVAARNQAFNIVNGDVFRWSRLWNRIAAYFGVEAAGFDGTIHPLEQTMANDGQIWQQIAEKYELKEAKLTRLASPWHTDLDLGRPIEVMTDMSKSRKLGFTAYQDTEESFYDLIEQLRTSRLIP comes from the coding sequence TAGTGGGCGCCAGCGGCATCACCGGCAGTAACCTTGCCAAACAACTTCTGACCGAAGGATGGGAAACTTATGGCCTGGCACGGAATCCGACTGATGAGATCAGCGGCTTAAATCCTGTGACAGCAGATCTTTTAGATAAAAGAAAATTGCAGATCGCCTTAGCTGATATTTCGCCGACGCATATCTATATCACCACCTGGATGCGGAATGCTACCGAAGCGGAGAATATCCGGGTGAATGGCCTGATGATCCGTAACCTGCTCGATGTGCTATCTCCGAAAAAGTCGGTTCAGCATGTTGCTTTGGTTACAGGGCTTAAGCATTATCTTGGCCCGTTTGAGGCTTATGCCAGGGAAGGTTTTTTACCCGAGACCCCCTTACGCGAAGAGCACCCGCGCCTAAATATGGAGAACTTTTATTATGCCCAGGAGGACGAAATTTATGCTGCCGCCGAACGCGACGGCTTTAGCTGGAGCGTCCACCGCCCGCACACCGTGATTGGCCAGGCCGTTGGCAATGCCATGAACTTAGGCACGACCTTAGCTGTCTATGCTTCGATCTGCAAGGAAACAGGCAGACCCTTTATCTTTCCTGGTTCAGCAGCGCAATGGAACGGCTTATCCGATGTTACAGATGCCCGGGTTTTGGCCGCTCAATTATTATGGGCTTCGACAACTGTTGCTGCCCGTAACCAGGCTTTCAATATTGTAAACGGCGACGTTTTTAGATGGAGCCGCTTATGGAACCGGATCGCTGCGTATTTTGGCGTAGAGGCTGCGGGTTTCGACGGCACTATCCATCCATTGGAACAAACTATGGCGAACGACGGTCAGATTTGGCAACAGATCGCTGAAAAATATGAATTGAAAGAAGCTAAACTCACCCGCCTGGCCAGCCCCTGGCATACCGACCTGGATCTGGGCAGACCCATTGAGGTCATGACCGATATGTCCAAAAGCCGCAAGTTGGGCTTTACTGCTTACCAGGATACCGAGGAAAGTTTTTATGATTTGATTGAACAATTGAGGACGTCCCGATTGATCCCCTGA